A stretch of Saccharothrix texasensis DNA encodes these proteins:
- a CDS encoding ABC transporter permease — protein MNALVDVKPGLGATLVEVLAVTGRRLRHLRRAPGRFIGVTLNPLVSMLVLGYLFQQSISIPGGGSYQEYLFAGAAIQVGLAGVGPTAIAVATDLKGGLIDRFRSLPISRSSVLIGHTIADLVVAVLGLAVVTGVGLVLGWRPHTDLLSTLAAFGVLVVFCYVVTWVGVLLGMSSKSLETIDSIAPLVVVVFPFLSNAFLSEQNLPAWLAPVAAWNPISAVATACRQLWGNPVTTGGGFPTDHPEVVVVVTLGLLFLLTSVVSLRRYASTAN, from the coding sequence GTGAACGCACTGGTCGACGTCAAACCCGGGCTCGGGGCGACCCTGGTCGAAGTCCTCGCCGTGACCGGCCGGAGGCTGCGGCACCTGCGCCGGGCGCCCGGCCGGTTCATCGGGGTCACGCTCAACCCGCTGGTGTCCATGCTGGTGCTGGGCTACCTGTTCCAGCAGTCGATCTCCATCCCCGGCGGCGGCAGCTACCAGGAGTACCTGTTCGCGGGCGCGGCCATCCAGGTCGGCCTCGCCGGCGTGGGCCCGACCGCCATCGCGGTCGCGACGGACCTCAAGGGCGGGCTGATCGACCGGTTCCGGTCGCTGCCGATCTCGCGCTCGTCCGTCCTCATCGGACACACGATCGCGGACCTCGTGGTCGCCGTCCTGGGCCTGGCCGTCGTCACCGGCGTCGGCCTGGTGCTGGGGTGGCGCCCGCACACCGACCTCCTGTCCACGCTCGCCGCGTTCGGCGTGCTGGTCGTGTTCTGCTACGTGGTGACGTGGGTCGGCGTGCTGCTGGGCATGTCGTCCAAGAGCCTGGAGACCATCGACTCGATCGCGCCGCTGGTCGTGGTCGTGTTCCCGTTCCTGTCCAACGCGTTCCTGTCCGAGCAGAACCTGCCCGCGTGGCTCGCGCCGGTCGCGGCCTGGAACCCGATCAGCGCGGTGGCCACGGCCTGCCGGCAGCTGTGGGGCAACCCGGTCACCACCGGCGGCGGTTTCCCGACCGACCACCCCGAGGTGGTCGTCGTGGTGACCCTCGGCCTGCTGTTCCTGCTGACCTCGGTCGTCAGCCTGCGCCGCTACGCGAGCACCGCCAACTGA
- a CDS encoding cytochrome P450: MTAHLADVDLADLDLADPQTFLDVDLHSMWRRLREEDPVHWNPPGDGTPGFWVLSRHADIVAVYKDNKRFTSEHGNVLATLLRGTDSASGKMLAVTDGPRHRDVRNLMIKSFSPRVLEKVADRVRQRTRALVGGLVGPAFDFATDVADHIPINTIGDLMDVPVADRAKLVDWNNRTLSRYSSEDAEMEEWLARNEILLYFSGLAEERRRSPGDDVVSALANGLVDGAPLSEDEIVFNCYSLILGADESSRMSSIGGLLALHQHPEQWRALKDGAVDLGTATEEVLRWTTPAMHFGRRAVVDVELGGRLIRAGDVVTLWNSSANFDEEVFADPMSFDLSRTPNKHIAFGHGPHFCLGAYLGRAHVRSVLEAVRDLVDGIELAGEPRRLFSNFVHGYSSLPVTLR; the protein is encoded by the coding sequence ATGACCGCCCACCTGGCCGACGTCGACCTGGCCGACCTGGACCTGGCCGACCCGCAGACGTTCCTGGACGTGGACCTGCACTCGATGTGGCGGCGGCTGCGCGAGGAGGACCCCGTGCACTGGAACCCGCCGGGTGACGGCACGCCGGGCTTCTGGGTGCTGTCGCGCCACGCCGACATCGTCGCGGTCTACAAGGACAACAAGAGGTTCACCTCCGAGCACGGCAACGTGCTGGCGACCTTGTTGCGCGGCACGGACTCGGCGTCGGGCAAGATGCTCGCGGTCACCGACGGCCCCCGGCACCGCGACGTGCGCAACCTGATGATCAAGTCGTTCTCGCCGCGGGTGCTGGAGAAGGTCGCCGACCGGGTGCGCCAGCGCACCCGCGCGTTGGTGGGCGGCCTGGTCGGGCCGGCGTTCGACTTCGCGACCGACGTGGCCGACCACATCCCGATCAACACCATCGGCGACCTGATGGACGTGCCCGTCGCCGACCGGGCGAAGCTCGTGGACTGGAACAACCGGACGTTGAGCCGCTACAGCTCCGAGGACGCGGAGATGGAGGAGTGGCTGGCCCGCAACGAGATCCTGCTCTACTTCTCGGGCCTGGCCGAGGAACGCCGGCGCAGCCCCGGCGACGACGTGGTCAGCGCCCTGGCCAACGGGCTGGTGGACGGCGCGCCGCTGAGCGAGGACGAGATCGTCTTCAACTGCTACAGCCTCATCCTCGGCGCGGACGAGTCCAGCCGCATGTCCTCGATCGGCGGTCTCCTGGCGCTGCACCAGCACCCGGAGCAGTGGCGGGCGCTCAAGGACGGCGCGGTCGACCTGGGCACCGCCACCGAGGAGGTGCTGCGCTGGACCACGCCCGCCATGCACTTCGGCCGCCGCGCCGTCGTGGACGTGGAGCTGGGCGGGCGGCTCATCAGGGCGGGCGACGTGGTGACGCTGTGGAACAGCTCGGCGAACTTCGACGAGGAGGTGTTCGCCGACCCGATGTCGTTCGACCTGTCCCGCACGCCGAACAAGCACATCGCGTTCGGCCACGGGCCGCACTTCTGCCTGGGCGCCTACCTCGGTCGCGCCCACGTGCGGTCGGTGCTGGAAGCGGTGCGGGACCTGGTGGACGGGATCGAGCTCGCCGGCGAGCCGCGCCGGCTGTTCTCCAACTTCGTCCACGGCTACTCCAGCCTGCCGGTGACGTTGCGCTGA